Proteins co-encoded in one Bacillus infantis NRRL B-14911 genomic window:
- a CDS encoding DegT/DnrJ/EryC1/StrS family aminotransferase codes for MIGELAINGGEKVKKTPFRTGMRFGLEEARELLEALEQNTLFYHFGEKVKKFLADFNELYSIKYSVAASSGTAALHIALGAAGISAGDEVITSPITDQGTVIGILYQNAVPVFADLDPRTYNLTAGTIENRITDRTKAIIVVHLAGNPCDMDPIMELARKKNIKVIEDCAQSYLTKYKGRLTGTIGDYGCFSTNDFKHISTGDGGIVTINSNDESDYFSAHAFADKNYHRHGSSVMKELHHLAPNYRMTELQGAVGIAQLKKLDWICGRRNMLGENLNRGIKNLKGIKPMRITEEGWCSYWFYMLTLELSELRCTRKEFSEALAAEGIPNQAGYIPHVLYEHPLFKKQQAYKGSHYPFSLGDYEYTKGICPEAEQILATAIRLDINEFYSDDDVEEMIEAIRKVAAFYAS; via the coding sequence ATGATTGGTGAGCTTGCAATCAATGGAGGGGAAAAGGTTAAGAAGACACCCTTTCGTACAGGAATGCGTTTTGGACTGGAGGAAGCCAGGGAGCTTTTGGAGGCTCTTGAGCAGAATACGCTCTTCTATCATTTTGGCGAAAAAGTAAAAAAATTCTTGGCGGATTTTAACGAGCTTTACAGCATTAAATACAGTGTGGCAGCATCTTCTGGTACAGCAGCCCTTCATATTGCACTGGGGGCTGCCGGTATTTCAGCAGGCGATGAGGTGATTACTAGTCCCATTACAGACCAGGGTACTGTCATTGGTATCCTGTATCAAAATGCGGTTCCGGTTTTCGCAGACCTAGATCCCCGGACCTATAACCTGACAGCAGGGACGATTGAGAACAGGATAACTGACAGGACCAAAGCAATCATTGTTGTTCATCTGGCAGGAAATCCGTGCGATATGGATCCTATCATGGAACTGGCAAGGAAGAAGAACATCAAGGTGATAGAAGACTGTGCCCAAAGCTACCTCACTAAATACAAAGGGCGTTTAACAGGAACCATAGGAGACTATGGCTGCTTCAGCACAAATGATTTTAAGCATATATCCACAGGCGATGGGGGTATTGTTACTATTAATTCGAATGATGAGTCAGATTATTTCTCTGCCCATGCATTTGCGGATAAGAATTATCATCGTCATGGCAGTTCTGTCATGAAGGAACTGCACCACTTAGCGCCGAATTATCGTATGACTGAGCTTCAGGGGGCCGTCGGCATTGCTCAGCTTAAGAAGCTGGACTGGATTTGCGGGCGCAGAAATATGCTTGGAGAAAATTTAAATAGGGGCATTAAAAACTTAAAAGGAATTAAGCCTATGAGAATTACAGAAGAAGGATGGTGCAGTTATTGGTTTTATATGCTGACTCTGGAGCTGTCCGAGCTGCGCTGTACTAGAAAGGAATTTTCAGAGGCACTGGCAGCAGAAGGCATTCCAAATCAGGCAGGATATATACCGCATGTCCTATATGAACATCCGCTTTTTAAAAAGCAGCAGGCATATAAAGGAAGCCATTATCCCTTCTCTCTTGGTGACTATGAATATACAAAAGGGATTTGTCCTGAGGCAGAACAAATCCTTGCGACAGCCATCCGGCTGGATATTAATGAGTTCTATTCTGATGATGATGTGGAGGAAATGATTGAAGCAATCAGGAAGGTTGCTGCTTTCTATGCAAGCTGA
- a CDS encoding polysaccharide deacetylase family protein, which translates to MKMAKMGIFFDQDEAEKRWSRGQNVFEGYLFEIFDHLRIPYERVSAGDSLESYDIIVESLSGDSHGNLFLNYVESGGTLVSYGGLECLRERLGFIAAESEQTGYAFIPPCIPGEYPPLRFLASEIWADEGSSSVWITRGKLGTANDHCNFSAPACLHEFPLGEGKIYRWGVKIPQTIAGLQQGTLPVYEDGSPAPDGTANLDEGLLKADDGFELDWVMDRSFTETGIPYFPYPYADLWREAVVGNLLSILSMKGLTVPMLDYWPADIKHMAMISHDSDLNGDECALITLEALKEEDVQTTWCMIAPGYSPAVYEKIKEDGHEIALHYNALHQDDGIWSEKAFSEQLKWIQDASATVEIVSNKNHYTLFEGWGELFEWCEKHGIQADQTRGPSKKGNIGFLFGTSHPYFPAAWANEKNRLYDVLEIGFLTQDLNHHALADTSVIQPFLDGVKRVGGVAHFLFHQHHIYNQPKVRQAITELIRTAKSQEFTFWTCARINQWERDRRKVSLLDLSGGMHIGGAVKSEGFSVLVPLEADTGEGNRAGGEDIVTRFGFHCRRILPVSYLAEG; encoded by the coding sequence ATGAAAATGGCCAAAATGGGTATCTTCTTTGATCAGGATGAAGCAGAAAAGCGTTGGTCTAGAGGGCAAAATGTTTTTGAAGGGTATCTTTTTGAAATTTTTGATCATCTAAGGATTCCATATGAAAGGGTAAGTGCAGGTGATAGTCTCGAATCCTATGACATTATAGTTGAATCTTTGAGCGGAGATAGTCACGGAAATCTTTTTTTAAATTATGTAGAATCCGGCGGAACCTTGGTATCGTACGGCGGTCTTGAATGCTTAAGGGAAAGGCTTGGCTTCATTGCCGCAGAGTCAGAACAAACGGGTTATGCGTTTATCCCGCCATGTATTCCTGGTGAATACCCTCCGCTTCGTTTCCTTGCATCAGAAATATGGGCAGATGAAGGAAGCAGTAGTGTTTGGATTACCAGGGGGAAATTGGGAACAGCCAACGATCATTGTAATTTCTCTGCCCCAGCATGTTTGCATGAATTTCCTTTGGGAGAAGGGAAGATTTATCGCTGGGGAGTCAAGATCCCCCAGACAATTGCCGGTTTGCAGCAGGGGACACTTCCTGTATATGAGGATGGATCTCCTGCCCCTGATGGAACCGCGAATCTTGATGAAGGACTGCTCAAGGCAGACGATGGCTTTGAACTCGACTGGGTGATGGATCGAAGTTTCACTGAAACAGGAATTCCATATTTCCCATATCCTTATGCAGACCTCTGGAGGGAAGCAGTGGTAGGAAATCTATTATCCATCCTATCTATGAAAGGGCTTACTGTTCCGATGCTTGATTATTGGCCGGCTGATATCAAGCATATGGCCATGATTTCTCATGATAGTGACCTGAACGGGGATGAATGTGCGCTTATTACCCTGGAAGCCCTTAAGGAAGAGGACGTACAAACTACATGGTGTATGATTGCGCCTGGCTACAGTCCGGCCGTTTATGAAAAGATTAAAGAAGATGGCCACGAAATTGCCCTGCACTATAACGCGCTTCATCAGGATGATGGCATTTGGAGCGAGAAGGCCTTTTCCGAACAGCTGAAGTGGATTCAGGATGCTTCCGCTACTGTGGAGATTGTCTCAAATAAGAACCATTATACGCTCTTTGAAGGGTGGGGTGAGCTTTTTGAGTGGTGCGAGAAGCATGGCATCCAGGCAGACCAGACCCGTGGACCCAGCAAAAAAGGGAATATCGGTTTTTTATTCGGCACAAGCCATCCATACTTTCCGGCCGCTTGGGCAAATGAAAAAAACCGCCTTTATGATGTTTTGGAAATAGGTTTCCTCACTCAGGATCTGAATCATCATGCTCTTGCTGATACCAGTGTTATTCAGCCATTCCTGGATGGTGTAAAGCGTGTTGGCGGGGTTGCCCACTTTTTGTTTCATCAGCACCATATCTACAATCAGCCCAAGGTGAGGCAAGCTATAACAGAGCTGATCAGAACAGCAAAAAGCCAGGAATTTACCTTCTGGACCTGTGCAAGGATAAATCAGTGGGAACGGGACCGGAGAAAGGTCTCTCTCCTGGATCTTTCAGGAGGAATGCATATAGGGGGCGCCGTAAAGAGCGAAGGCTTTTCCGTACTGGTCCCGTTGGAGGCTGATACAGGTGAAGGTAACAGAGCGGGCGGAGAGGATATTGTAACCAGATTCGGGTTTCATTGCCGACGGATCCTGCCGGTCAGCTATCTTGCAGAAGGATAG
- a CDS encoding carbohydrate binding domain-containing protein encodes MKNKRSGFFIVVCGFLLFQMFGQTLAQKAGAAPENGLVLENAGFEEEQTDGTIPGWTQSFGTEGISVVNTEQASGAKSLEIKDSGSGNYGLISDQVPVNPGWQYTASAKMKSTGGSGEIYIRFFDSKGSYITGFNKAVNGPVDEWSEIKVSADAPANAVYAAVLFYSGKANTGTFYFDEALLTEAKPIMPIGEEAENLGVQVSKTTVMLGDIGKDANGNDVLYTVVAGAPAKFAIVDVETEELIKSYPLEDTSGAWGVKVAADGSVYLGGYNQGYLYRYLPETDSLVNLGHPVKTTDAVLYPMDISSDGKIYGGTYGSGSVYEYDPDSGQFTNFGTMAEGQSWVRSTAYDEKNQRIYAGVGSKAHLIEYDIKTGTKRNILPSQYADIISVYDLNLIQGKLFAQKESSYEMFIIDTESGELVEAMNEDTGLKTFDIPESSRGISGKSPVGEKVYFTHLGILHEYDLKKNSFKSLGADLKGSAISYKFLQLKEEGFPGYTLVGLSGNGGKLYKYNLETGKLKLTDLALPAEPVQIHELAKGPDGKIYSTGYLPGNMGAYIPTSGKNIVFDGIGQSEGTATLNGKMYLGIYPNARIYEFDPFKEWNRTDSDSLNPGLLFSLEKNEQIPGYTPQDRPFAMLGVPEHNQLFIGTVPKNGNLGGALAIYEPGTGKEPDVYWNIMQDQSIVSLTHIGGKVFGGTTVAGGQGSVPATSEAKLFVWDIENKQKTAELIPVPGKKAITALTIGADGNIWGMADGTLFALDPESIEVIASYQLDDKTSSNWRNASLEIGTDGNIYGIIGRKFFKFNPQNGMQEFIAGDVDHLAQDDFGSFYLSSGIHLYKYSDENLLGRLKGAEIIVEKQRLTAGDSLSVKVKGILDNGKSTFELDGAVISYKVGKEKVLSVEDGIIKALKSGKTEISAVVELDGAVAEAPPVSIWVNNKGGRK; translated from the coding sequence ATGAAAAATAAACGATCAGGTTTCTTCATTGTTGTATGCGGATTTTTACTTTTTCAGATGTTTGGCCAGACTTTGGCACAGAAAGCAGGAGCAGCTCCTGAAAATGGGCTGGTACTTGAAAATGCCGGTTTTGAGGAGGAGCAGACAGATGGAACAATACCAGGCTGGACGCAGAGCTTTGGAACAGAAGGGATTTCTGTTGTGAATACGGAACAGGCGTCCGGAGCTAAAAGTCTTGAGATTAAAGACAGCGGCAGTGGAAATTACGGTCTGATCAGTGATCAGGTGCCTGTAAATCCAGGGTGGCAATATACTGCTTCAGCCAAAATGAAAAGCACAGGGGGCTCAGGGGAAATATATATCCGCTTCTTTGATAGCAAAGGCTCCTATATAACAGGCTTCAACAAAGCGGTAAATGGGCCGGTTGATGAGTGGAGCGAAATCAAGGTGAGCGCAGATGCCCCTGCCAATGCTGTCTATGCCGCTGTCCTCTTTTATTCCGGCAAAGCAAATACGGGGACCTTTTACTTTGATGAAGCATTATTAACGGAGGCTAAGCCAATTATGCCAATTGGCGAGGAGGCTGAGAATCTGGGTGTCCAAGTATCAAAAACAACAGTGATGCTTGGTGATATAGGAAAAGATGCCAATGGCAATGATGTGCTGTATACAGTTGTAGCAGGTGCACCGGCAAAGTTTGCCATTGTTGATGTCGAGACTGAAGAATTGATTAAGAGCTATCCTTTGGAGGATACCTCAGGGGCATGGGGAGTAAAGGTGGCTGCTGACGGGTCGGTTTACTTAGGAGGATACAACCAGGGTTATCTATATCGTTATCTGCCTGAAACAGATTCACTGGTGAATCTCGGACATCCAGTAAAGACAACTGATGCTGTACTGTATCCGATGGATATCTCGAGTGATGGGAAAATCTATGGAGGAACCTACGGATCAGGGAGTGTCTATGAATATGATCCAGACTCCGGCCAGTTTACAAACTTTGGAACGATGGCTGAGGGGCAGAGCTGGGTAAGAAGCACGGCCTATGATGAAAAGAACCAGCGGATATATGCTGGAGTTGGAAGCAAGGCTCACCTTATAGAATACGACATAAAAACTGGAACTAAACGAAATATACTCCCTTCCCAATACGCAGATATCATCTCGGTATATGATCTTAATCTTATTCAGGGGAAGCTGTTTGCCCAGAAGGAATCCAGTTATGAAATGTTCATTATTGATACAGAAAGCGGAGAATTGGTTGAGGCCATGAATGAAGATACAGGCTTGAAAACATTTGATATACCAGAGTCATCCAGAGGGATTTCGGGCAAATCTCCTGTTGGAGAAAAAGTTTACTTTACACATCTAGGTATCCTGCATGAATATGACCTCAAAAAAAATTCCTTCAAATCATTGGGCGCTGATTTAAAGGGAAGCGCGATCAGTTATAAATTTCTGCAGCTTAAAGAGGAAGGCTTCCCAGGCTATACTCTTGTGGGCCTTTCCGGAAATGGGGGCAAGCTTTACAAATATAACCTTGAAACAGGCAAGCTAAAACTCACCGATCTGGCGCTCCCTGCAGAGCCTGTCCAGATTCATGAGCTGGCAAAAGGGCCGGATGGGAAAATATACAGCACAGGCTATCTGCCTGGCAATATGGGAGCCTATATTCCGACATCAGGCAAGAATATAGTATTCGATGGTATCGGACAAAGCGAAGGGACAGCCACTTTGAATGGAAAAATGTATTTAGGGATTTATCCTAATGCACGAATCTATGAGTTTGATCCTTTCAAGGAGTGGAATCGGACAGATTCTGACTCACTGAACCCAGGTTTGCTTTTCAGCCTTGAAAAAAATGAGCAGATTCCAGGCTATACTCCTCAGGATAGGCCTTTTGCCATGCTTGGTGTTCCAGAGCATAATCAGCTCTTTATTGGAACTGTCCCTAAAAATGGGAATCTTGGGGGTGCATTAGCTATTTATGAGCCAGGAACCGGGAAAGAGCCGGATGTTTACTGGAACATAATGCAGGACCAGAGCATTGTATCCCTAACACATATAGGAGGAAAAGTCTTTGGTGGAACGACGGTTGCCGGAGGTCAGGGCTCTGTTCCTGCCACCTCTGAAGCCAAACTTTTTGTCTGGGATATTGAAAACAAACAGAAAACGGCGGAGCTTATTCCGGTTCCAGGCAAAAAGGCGATAACAGCCTTGACTATTGGAGCGGACGGGAATATATGGGGCATGGCAGATGGAACCTTATTTGCGCTGGATCCTGAAAGTATAGAAGTTATTGCTTCTTATCAACTTGATGATAAGACTTCAAGCAATTGGAGAAATGCTTCTCTTGAAATTGGGACAGATGGAAACATTTACGGCATAATTGGGAGGAAGTTTTTTAAATTCAATCCTCAGAATGGGATGCAGGAGTTTATTGCAGGAGATGTTGATCATCTTGCCCAGGATGATTTTGGATCCTTCTACTTATCAAGCGGAATTCACCTTTATAAGTACTCCGATGAAAACCTCCTCGGAAGGCTTAAAGGAGCTGAGATAATTGTAGAAAAGCAGAGGCTGACTGCGGGAGACAGCCTGTCGGTCAAGGTTAAAGGAATACTCGATAATGGAAAAAGCACCTTTGAACTGGATGGGGCTGTCATCAGTTATAAAGTCGGGAAGGAAAAAGTACTCTCAGTGGAAGATGGGATCATTAAGGCATTGAAAAGCGGCAAAACAGAGATTTCTGCAGTAGTAGAGCTGGATGGGGCTGTCGCTGAAGCTCCACCTGTATCTATATGGGTAAACAATAAAGGAGGAAGGAAGTAA
- a CDS encoding glycoside hydrolase family 88 protein: MNIFGNDVKREAIKNKDRFVKMPAVDRAFAERAIEHVLAKIDQSLEAFTDKFPDSSSVGLIYKPIDNVEWTTSFWTGMLWLAYEYTGQEKYKKVAEKHICSFKDRLENRIEVDHHDLGFLYSLSCVSAFKVTGNENAKETALKAAELLASRYSRKAGIIQAWGDLNDPAQRGRMIIDCNMNLPLLYWASDTGGNCVYKEIAKSHVKKAAQYLVRNDASTFHTYYMDVDSGKPLYGNTHQGHSDDSCWARGQAWGIYGFALSYYYTGDWSLIELSKNLANYYLNRLPEDQICYWDLCFTEGEEERDSSAAAITVSGLLELSRHLPVTDPAKTIYGHAALRMIQSLYENYTTEVESEANGVLKHAVYHKGGSRGVNESCIWGDYYYFEALVRCVKDWKMYW; encoded by the coding sequence ATGAACATATTTGGAAATGACGTAAAAAGGGAAGCCATAAAGAATAAGGACCGTTTTGTAAAAATGCCTGCTGTAGATCGTGCTTTTGCAGAGAGAGCCATTGAGCATGTCCTGGCTAAAATTGATCAAAGCCTGGAGGCGTTTACAGACAAATTTCCGGATTCGAGCAGTGTAGGGCTTATCTATAAGCCTATAGATAATGTGGAATGGACAACAAGCTTCTGGACCGGCATGTTGTGGCTTGCCTATGAATACACGGGTCAGGAAAAATATAAGAAAGTTGCCGAAAAGCACATCTGCAGCTTTAAGGACAGACTGGAAAACCGGATTGAAGTTGATCACCATGATCTCGGCTTTCTCTATTCATTAAGCTGTGTCAGTGCGTTTAAGGTGACAGGAAATGAGAATGCGAAGGAAACGGCTTTGAAAGCTGCAGAGTTATTGGCATCCAGATACAGCAGGAAAGCAGGCATTATCCAAGCATGGGGGGATCTCAATGATCCTGCACAGCGAGGGCGGATGATCATTGATTGCAATATGAACCTGCCCTTGCTGTATTGGGCATCTGACACGGGCGGAAACTGTGTATATAAAGAAATTGCAAAGTCACATGTAAAGAAAGCCGCTCAATATTTAGTCCGGAACGACGCCTCTACTTTCCATACTTATTATATGGATGTGGATTCCGGGAAGCCATTGTACGGAAATACGCACCAGGGGCATTCTGATGATTCCTGCTGGGCGAGAGGGCAGGCGTGGGGTATCTATGGCTTTGCTTTAAGCTATTATTATACAGGTGATTGGAGCTTGATAGAGCTGTCCAAAAACCTCGCAAACTATTATCTGAATAGGCTTCCTGAAGATCAGATCTGTTACTGGGACTTATGCTTTACGGAGGGGGAAGAGGAGCGGGACAGCTCTGCAGCAGCCATAACGGTCTCGGGCCTGCTGGAGCTGTCGAGACATTTACCGGTGACTGATCCTGCGAAAACGATCTATGGGCATGCAGCACTGAGGATGATTCAATCACTCTATGAGAATTATACGACTGAAGTTGAAAGCGAGGCTAACGGAGTATTGAAGCATGCAGTCTACCATAAAGGCGGCAGCCGTGGTGTTAATGAGAGCTGCATTTGGGGGGATTACTACTATTTTGAGGCGCTGGTCAGGTGTGTAAAGGACTGGAAGATGTACTGGTAG
- a CDS encoding SGNH/GDSL hydrolase family protein: MGAKKILFIGDSITDHGRREDPEQIGFGYVRYLRDYYMTAFPEKALEFINRGVGGNRVTDLADRWKADVIDIQPDLVSISIGINDVWRQLDSPGIVQIGPERFKEVYEDLLTEVKEKTKAEIVLMEPTVIEEDVHSEGNRLLTPYVEAVHELAEQFQAVVVPEHKAFLRYLESGGKIKLTTDGVHMTSAGDMLMARVWVEAVEL; encoded by the coding sequence ATGGGAGCAAAAAAAATCTTATTTATCGGCGACAGCATCACGGATCATGGCAGAAGAGAGGATCCTGAACAGATTGGATTCGGTTATGTAAGGTATCTGCGTGACTATTATATGACGGCATTTCCTGAAAAGGCGCTTGAGTTTATCAACAGAGGTGTCGGCGGTAACCGCGTTACTGACCTTGCCGACCGCTGGAAGGCGGATGTCATTGATATTCAGCCGGATCTTGTGTCCATTTCAATTGGTATAAATGACGTATGGCGGCAGCTGGACAGTCCTGGGATCGTGCAGATAGGGCCTGAGCGATTTAAAGAAGTGTATGAAGACTTGCTGACAGAAGTGAAAGAGAAGACGAAAGCTGAAATTGTGCTTATGGAGCCGACTGTCATAGAGGAGGATGTTCATTCGGAAGGCAATAGGCTGCTTACTCCATATGTTGAGGCTGTTCATGAGCTTGCTGAACAGTTCCAGGCAGTTGTTGTGCCGGAGCATAAGGCATTCCTCCGGTATCTGGAGTCGGGAGGTAAAATTAAGCTGACGACAGATGGGGTGCATATGACATCCGCTGGGGATATGCTGATGGCGAGGGTGTGGGTTGAGGCTGTGGAGCTGTAA
- a CDS encoding cupin domain-containing protein — protein sequence MNFGLVAHQPGQDFPAHYHEIMEENFFVLEGELEIHIDGEIFSCREGDFIHVEPKKVHYLVNKGKEVFKGAFMLAPYQIKDKVDVDYRP from the coding sequence ATGAATTTCGGCCTGGTCGCCCACCAGCCCGGCCAGGACTTCCCTGCCCACTACCATGAAATCATGGAAGAAAACTTCTTCGTCCTCGAGGGCGAGCTCGAAATCCATATCGACGGCGAGATCTTCAGCTGCCGGGAAGGCGACTTCATCCATGTTGAGCCGAAGAAAGTACATTATTTGGTGAATAAAGGAAAGGAAGTTTTTAAAGGGGCGTTTATGCTGGCTCCGTATCAGATTAAGGATAAGGTGGATGTGGATTATAGGCCATAA
- a CDS encoding immunoglobulin-like domain-containing protein: MKRISAIVCFSLLLLSGCQESGQSGTASGSSPKELDEQSQLVEDAPRFVGEFQENILDKYTNKVRNLQNGTGTYDYFIQDHFYGDGNPVPVQAGGTFKGFTVPLEPGQKLIVELGKWDKFGRNTEKIDSRTTADGGDTAVSIPQQASTIYYYRLAVMDASGTILKENYFPLYTPSDENHMIATASKSVYKTGETASIYYENWAMHGMETGSAYGIYKQTSDGWKLVNKDMAFTSILITMLPSSIKTEHINLAGLEEGNYKVLKSFSREGETGNSNVTLGVEFKIKGG; encoded by the coding sequence ATGAAGCGTATTTCGGCTATTGTGTGTTTCTCCCTGCTTCTCCTTTCCGGATGCCAGGAAAGCGGTCAAAGCGGGACGGCGTCAGGCAGCAGTCCCAAAGAGTTGGACGAACAATCTCAGCTTGTGGAGGATGCGCCCCGTTTTGTTGGTGAATTCCAGGAGAATATACTTGATAAATACACCAATAAGGTAAGAAACCTGCAAAACGGGACCGGTACTTATGATTACTTTATACAGGACCATTTTTATGGTGATGGAAACCCAGTGCCTGTGCAGGCTGGAGGAACATTTAAAGGATTTACCGTTCCATTGGAACCGGGACAAAAGTTGATTGTTGAGTTAGGCAAGTGGGATAAGTTTGGACGAAACACAGAAAAAATTGATTCACGGACTACTGCAGACGGCGGAGATACAGCAGTAAGCATTCCACAGCAGGCAAGCACTATTTATTATTACCGGCTGGCTGTCATGGATGCGAGCGGGACGATCTTAAAGGAAAACTATTTTCCTTTGTACACTCCCTCAGATGAGAATCATATGATTGCCACAGCATCCAAATCTGTATACAAAACAGGGGAAACAGCAAGCATTTATTATGAAAACTGGGCGATGCATGGAATGGAAACCGGGTCAGCTTATGGGATTTATAAGCAAACATCTGATGGATGGAAACTAGTTAATAAAGATATGGCTTTTACAAGTATCCTTATTACTATGCTGCCTTCAAGCATAAAAACAGAGCATATCAACCTTGCCGGTCTTGAAGAAGGGAATTATAAGGTTTTAAAAAGCTTCAGCAGGGAAGGAGAAACTGGTAATAGCAATGTAACCTTGGGAGTCGAGTTTAAGATCAAGGGAGGATGA